A single window of Paenibacillus sp. FSL H8-0537 DNA harbors:
- a CDS encoding ABC-F family ATP-binding cassette domain-containing protein, producing MHLLSVEHITKSYGEKMLFEDVTFGLEDGDKIGIIGVNGTGKSTFLKVIAGLEPADAGSISIGNRVSIRMLSQDPVFTPGETALEHVLGGDSPQQRAVREHVEALEALELHPNDEALQQRLIKANQRMDESGAWTLESEAKIALAKLGILHFDEKVETFSGGQRKRVAMAAALLQPSDILILDEPTNHIDNDSVAWLEGMLQKRKGALLMITHDRYFLDRVSNRVIELDGGRAYFYEANYSRFLELKLEREEREASTENKRKNLLRSELAWIRRGAKARTTKQKARIDRFEDLKAQAPKQSAGKMDVSVASTRLGRKIVELEKVTKRFGERTLIRDFSYIAVPEDRVGIIGRNGSGKSTLLKLIEGRLVPDEGTVELGLTVNLGWFSQEHEEMDESLRVIEFIREGAEQVKTADGSLISAGQMLERFLFPPAMQWSPIGKLSGGEKRRLQLLRVLMKAPNVLLLDEPTNDLDISTLAVLEDYLDDFPGVVFVVSHDRYFLDRTVDKILSFEDGVITQHTGNYSEYQEFVEKHGSAAGSPSTPGGASAGGNAKNAGAGTAAAAGSGSAAGESNAKAGTGGSKERALKMSYKDQKDLEQIDGWIEQAENDIAHIVQRMEESGSDSVLIQQLSEEQQQLEEKLEQLMERWTELNELAEQIAAQKKG from the coding sequence ATGCATTTATTATCAGTCGAACATATTACGAAAAGCTACGGGGAAAAAATGCTGTTCGAGGACGTTACCTTCGGTCTCGAGGATGGCGACAAAATTGGTATTATCGGCGTCAATGGGACGGGCAAATCGACGTTCCTGAAAGTGATTGCCGGGCTTGAGCCAGCGGATGCAGGCAGCATTTCCATTGGGAACCGTGTGAGTATTCGCATGCTGTCGCAGGACCCGGTGTTTACGCCGGGAGAAACGGCGCTTGAGCATGTGCTGGGTGGCGATTCGCCGCAGCAGCGTGCTGTGCGCGAGCATGTGGAGGCTCTTGAGGCACTTGAGCTTCATCCAAATGACGAGGCGCTCCAGCAAAGGTTGATCAAAGCGAACCAGCGGATGGATGAATCGGGCGCTTGGACGCTGGAGAGTGAAGCGAAGATTGCGCTCGCAAAGCTTGGCATTCTTCATTTTGACGAGAAGGTCGAGACGTTTTCCGGTGGGCAGCGCAAGCGGGTAGCGATGGCGGCGGCACTGCTCCAGCCTTCGGATATTTTGATTTTGGACGAGCCGACGAACCATATTGACAATGATTCGGTCGCTTGGCTGGAAGGCATGCTGCAAAAGCGCAAAGGCGCGCTGCTTATGATTACCCATGACCGGTATTTCCTCGATCGGGTCAGCAATCGGGTCATTGAGCTGGACGGCGGACGTGCTTATTTCTATGAAGCGAACTATAGCCGTTTTCTAGAGCTTAAGCTGGAACGGGAAGAGCGTGAGGCTTCTACAGAGAACAAACGCAAAAACCTGCTGCGCAGCGAGCTGGCCTGGATCAGGCGCGGAGCCAAGGCGAGAACGACGAAGCAGAAGGCGAGAATTGATCGCTTCGAGGATTTGAAGGCGCAGGCGCCTAAGCAAAGCGCGGGGAAAATGGATGTATCGGTTGCTTCCACTCGCCTTGGACGTAAAATCGTCGAGCTGGAAAAGGTGACGAAGCGCTTTGGCGAGCGGACGCTCATTCGTGATTTCAGCTATATCGCCGTACCGGAGGATCGGGTGGGCATTATCGGACGCAATGGCAGCGGCAAGTCTACGCTGCTGAAGCTGATTGAGGGTAGACTGGTGCCAGATGAAGGTACAGTTGAGCTGGGCCTCACCGTTAATCTCGGCTGGTTCTCGCAGGAGCATGAAGAGATGGACGAGTCGCTGCGCGTCATTGAATTTATCCGCGAAGGTGCGGAGCAGGTGAAAACGGCGGATGGCTCGCTCATATCAGCAGGACAAATGCTGGAGCGGTTTTTGTTCCCTCCTGCGATGCAATGGAGCCCGATCGGCAAGCTGTCAGGCGGCGAGAAACGCCGTCTCCAATTGCTTCGCGTGCTGATGAAGGCGCCGAACGTGCTGCTGCTCGATGAGCCGACGAATGATTTGGACATCTCGACCTTGGCTGTATTGGAAGATTATTTGGATGATTTTCCGGGCGTCGTATTTGTTGTATCTCATGACCGCTACTTTCTTGACCGTACCGTCGATAAAATTTTGTCCTTTGAGGATGGAGTCATTACGCAGCATACAGGCAACTATAGCGAATATCAGGAGTTTGTAGAAAAGCATGGCTCGGCGGCTGGTTCACCGTCAACGCCAGGAGGCGCTTCGGCGGGCGGAAATGCGAAGAATGCTGGGGCAGGCACGGCGGCAGCTGCTGGAAGCGGGAGTGCAGCGGGCGAATCGAATGCAAAAGCCGGAACGGGCGGCAGCAAAGAACGCGCGCTCAAAATGTCCTACAAGGATCAAAAGGATCTTGAGCAAATTGACGGCTGGATTGAGCAGGCTGAAAATGATATTGCGCACATTGTGCAGCGCATGGAGGAATCCGGCAGTGATTCGGTGCTGATTCAGCAGCTATCGGAGGAGCAGCAGCAGCTAGAAGAAAAGCTGGAGCAGCTTATGGAGCGCTGGACAGAGCTGAATGAGCTTGCTGAGCAAATTGCCGCTCAGAAGAAGGGTTAA
- a CDS encoding 5'-nucleotidase C-terminal domain-containing protein: MRRKFQSFKRPVSLFLAAILLVGTILGGFGAPVQAAVSNDNIVISQVYGGGGNGGAPIKQDFIELYNLTDSPISLAGWSVQYASATGAFTPNTNVHNFSGTIAAKGYFLIQEAAGTSATAANLESPDAIGSLNMGGTAGKVRLLDASSAVVDLVAYGSTATGGEGTPTGDLGAALAAIRKALNPGDRALDTDNNSADFTVAAPSPRNASYGAVASVSASPAGGEVPAGTYVTLSTATVGYSVYYSVYSPDAPIAPENFAAYASPIEVTAPMTLHAYVKNTEGTMAGLTEFSYTIANLTPVAISDVRSAAVGSKVVTQGTVSHRTESGGKVNLFVQDANSAVVVRGTDSGAQPGDDVEVYGQTSLYNGLLQLDTDLVTGGYVTINGQSGVPGPTVITSTSFGTSDAVRNQSEGRLVQINNVTIKRAASGVFFATDAASSQEIAIYSSDTAFALNKTFEQVTGVMTYYTGVGLELVPRGSSDIVERKLSVTSSLPSGGVAAGGTVELSTLMNGGVIHFTTDGSTPTSASPVYSAPITISADTTIKAIVVAGAETSSVYTFEYTVQQNTDGIKIHTIQGKTHRSIYENVAVTHVSGIVTSVSTNSFYMQEPDSSIDNDPATSEAIQVYKAAHGAQVGDAVTVDGTVVEFGTSPALTVTQITATTITKGLPSQPLPSPIVLGTNGHIVPNVIDTDSFGAFNPDGDAIDFFESLEGMRIQLNDARITGPYANSVTPVTFDNGTNNPIKTDAGGIVLTGDGTQPFESSLNPQKLYIAAKPAGQDIKTGDQFNAPITGVLNYTSNLFKLIPDGTLPAITYSSRAQGVATTVAAADKLTIATFNVENFSSSQTAKAAKIGGIIVNNLKTPDIIGLMEVQDNNGETNNGVTDASQSFQALIDAVVTKGGPTYAYTDIAPLDGLDGGAPGGNIRVGYLYNTARVTLATGTKGDSTTAVQVKGDGSLSANPGRISPTDVAFNASRKPLAAEFNFQGKRVVVIANHFNSKGGDGLPWGTIQPVIRSSETQRALQAGIVNSFVSQLVASDPNVNVTVLGDLNDFQFSKTLDILKKDVLTNLVDEMPEKDRYSYIYDGNSQTLDHILVNDALTDYSAIEVVHVNADFTDSMGRVSDHDPLLAQLDLASKPVVGNDNFSLRVLHTNDTHAHLDNMARRVTAINSLRDNNTLLLDAGDVFSGTLYFNQFKGLADLWFMNYLNYDAMTFGNHEFDKDAATLAAFISGAKFPFVAANVNFSGEAELGSKFVNSIPQVDGAANDAKIYPAIIKEVDSERVGIFGLTTPDTALLASPGNVVFNEVKASAEATVAQLESLGINKIIALSHIGYTEDQKLAAEVDGIDIIVGGHSHTQLNEPFVYRKNLSADPTLIVQTGEYGVNLGQLDVKFNTAGKLTSWDGKLVNVDQQVNSQYVFAADPTAAAKVAEYNAPLAELKKTVVGKTDVALDGLRKNVRRQETNLGNLIADGMLDKVKNSPLIDKTGIAGYVTIQNAGGIRDSIPAGDITLGHLLTVMPFGNNLTALKMTGREIIAALENGVSGSTPVSEEGRFPQVAGMKFYYDMTKPAEFYSSAIGEIISQGQRILKVQVLNDKGKYVDIDKDAYYIVATNSFMANGGDFYLSMKAAKDAGRFYELNFVDYEVFNEYLNKVGTVNIGVEGRITNVQNAFDLRVLHTNDTHAHLDNAPRRINAAMGLKNEKENALLLDAGDVFSGTLYFNQFKGLADLWFMNEMRYDAMTFGNHEFDKDAATLAAFIRGANFPFVSSNVDFSGEAELDALFNDDIIYSLSSDERKAEIHKAIIKQFGSGDVGVGIIGLTTPDTALLASPGQVRFEDYVESTRETVAALEQKGVNKIIVLSHLGYGEDLKLAAAVEGIDIIVGGHSHTQLNEPTVYQKTADAASTLIVQTGEYGVYLGKLDAIFDAQGELVVWNGELVNVDEKIGSNYKFNAYPGHTAKLEEFKAPIAELQKTVVGKTDVALDGLRKNVRRQETNLGNLIADGMLDKVKNSPLIDKAGIAGYVTIQNAGGIRDSIPAGDITLGHLLTVMPFGNNLTALKMRGAEITAALENGVSGSTPTTEEGRFPQVAGMRYTFDSTKKPEIYNSVTGVVTQQGERIVKVEVLNEQGEYVALDPNAYYIVATNSFMANGGDFYLSMKAAKDAGRFYELNFVDYEVFNEYLAKIGTVDISIQGRITDLLGSGNPGTGTPGTSNPGTSTPSPSPTPTPSVSPSPDPSPTPTPAQLKDVTGHWAEQSIKQAVEQGVVKGFTDGTFRPEANATRAEFVTMVSRAFKLGDATSVPNFRDVDAIPVWARSFVAQLSEAGLISGYADNTFRPSNPLTRIEMTAIMVRALDIPVDPAATVDFVDASEIPAWAVPYVAAAAKAGIVQGANNKFNPNAKATRAEVVTLLLNATKYAEASK; the protein is encoded by the coding sequence ATGAGACGAAAGTTTCAGTCGTTCAAGCGGCCAGTCAGCCTATTTTTGGCTGCTATTTTGCTTGTAGGAACGATATTGGGTGGTTTTGGTGCGCCTGTGCAAGCGGCCGTAAGCAATGACAACATTGTCATTTCACAAGTGTATGGGGGCGGCGGCAATGGTGGCGCGCCAATCAAACAGGACTTTATTGAATTATATAATCTAACCGATTCACCAATTTCCCTTGCGGGCTGGAGTGTGCAGTATGCTTCGGCTACAGGGGCCTTTACACCGAATACAAATGTACACAATTTTAGCGGTACGATTGCCGCTAAAGGCTATTTCCTTATTCAAGAGGCGGCGGGAACGAGCGCGACGGCTGCTAATCTGGAATCGCCAGATGCCATTGGTTCGCTGAATATGGGCGGTACCGCTGGTAAAGTTAGACTTCTTGATGCAAGCAGCGCAGTAGTAGATCTAGTTGCCTATGGTTCGACGGCGACTGGTGGAGAGGGTACGCCAACTGGCGACCTGGGTGCTGCATTAGCGGCTATCCGCAAGGCGCTGAATCCAGGTGATCGGGCGCTGGATACGGATAACAATAGCGCTGACTTTACGGTAGCTGCACCAAGCCCTAGAAACGCTTCTTACGGCGCGGTTGCAAGTGTTTCGGCTAGTCCGGCGGGAGGCGAGGTTCCAGCAGGAACGTATGTAACCTTGTCTACAGCAACGGTTGGCTACAGCGTTTATTACAGCGTCTACAGCCCGGATGCACCGATTGCTCCGGAAAATTTTGCAGCGTATGCTTCGCCTATCGAAGTTACAGCTCCAATGACGCTTCATGCGTATGTGAAAAATACAGAAGGCACAATGGCTGGCCTGACTGAATTCTCTTATACAATAGCAAACCTTACGCCCGTTGCGATTTCGGATGTGCGCAGCGCAGCGGTAGGCTCGAAGGTTGTAACGCAAGGGACAGTTTCCCATCGCACAGAATCTGGCGGCAAAGTGAATTTGTTTGTTCAGGATGCCAATTCTGCAGTCGTTGTTAGAGGAACGGATTCAGGTGCACAGCCAGGGGATGACGTTGAAGTTTATGGTCAAACTTCGCTGTACAATGGCTTGCTGCAGCTGGACACTGATCTAGTAACAGGCGGCTATGTCACGATTAATGGCCAAAGCGGGGTTCCTGGGCCGACCGTCATTACTTCGACGTCTTTCGGTACGAGTGACGCAGTGCGGAATCAATCCGAAGGCCGTTTGGTGCAAATCAATAATGTAACCATTAAGCGCGCGGCAAGCGGTGTATTCTTTGCGACGGATGCGGCCAGCAGCCAAGAGATCGCGATTTATTCCTCCGATACGGCATTCGCGCTGAACAAAACGTTTGAGCAAGTGACAGGCGTTATGACTTATTACACAGGCGTGGGCCTTGAGCTTGTTCCAAGAGGCTCATCCGACATTGTGGAGCGCAAGCTTTCCGTTACATCAAGCCTACCTTCTGGCGGCGTTGCGGCTGGTGGAACGGTAGAGCTTAGTACGCTAATGAATGGCGGAGTTATTCATTTTACGACGGATGGATCAACACCGACATCTGCAAGCCCAGTATACAGCGCTCCAATAACAATTAGTGCTGATACAACGATCAAAGCAATCGTAGTAGCGGGTGCTGAGACGAGCTCTGTATACACATTCGAGTATACGGTGCAGCAAAATACAGATGGCATCAAAATTCATACGATTCAAGGCAAAACCCATCGTTCCATTTATGAAAATGTAGCGGTGACCCATGTTTCCGGTATCGTCACATCGGTAAGCACGAACAGCTTTTACATGCAGGAGCCAGACAGCAGCATCGATAACGATCCTGCAACCTCAGAGGCGATTCAAGTGTATAAAGCGGCGCACGGCGCTCAAGTGGGAGATGCGGTAACGGTTGATGGTACGGTTGTAGAGTTTGGGACTAGCCCTGCTCTGACAGTTACGCAAATTACAGCCACAACCATTACGAAGGGCTTGCCTTCGCAGCCATTACCTTCGCCGATTGTACTCGGTACAAATGGACATATCGTCCCGAATGTCATTGATACCGATAGCTTCGGAGCATTTAATCCCGATGGCGATGCGATTGATTTCTTCGAAAGCCTGGAAGGCATGCGCATCCAGTTGAATGATGCCCGCATTACTGGCCCTTATGCTAACTCGGTTACGCCAGTGACTTTCGATAATGGCACTAACAATCCGATTAAAACCGATGCAGGCGGCATTGTACTTACAGGTGATGGCACGCAGCCATTCGAAAGCAGTCTGAATCCACAAAAATTGTATATCGCGGCAAAGCCGGCCGGTCAGGATATTAAAACAGGCGACCAATTTAATGCTCCGATTACAGGTGTTTTGAATTATACGAGCAATTTGTTCAAGCTCATTCCTGATGGCACGTTGCCAGCTATTACGTATTCATCGCGTGCACAAGGTGTTGCGACTACGGTTGCAGCAGCTGACAAGCTGACGATTGCTACGTTCAACGTAGAAAATTTCAGCAGCAGCCAGACGGCTAAAGCTGCAAAAATCGGCGGCATTATCGTAAACAACCTCAAGACTCCTGACATTATTGGTCTTATGGAGGTTCAAGATAATAATGGCGAAACAAACAACGGTGTAACGGATGCGAGCCAAAGCTTCCAAGCATTAATCGACGCTGTTGTTACTAAAGGCGGGCCAACCTATGCCTACACGGACATTGCTCCATTAGACGGGCTGGATGGCGGAGCTCCGGGCGGAAACATCCGCGTAGGGTACTTGTATAACACAGCGCGGGTAACACTTGCGACTGGAACGAAAGGCGACTCGACAACTGCTGTACAGGTGAAAGGTGATGGCAGCCTGTCTGCGAATCCGGGCCGAATCAGCCCGACGGACGTTGCCTTTAATGCTTCGCGTAAGCCGCTTGCCGCAGAATTTAATTTCCAAGGCAAACGTGTTGTAGTTATTGCGAACCACTTTAATTCCAAAGGTGGAGACGGTCTTCCTTGGGGAACGATTCAGCCGGTTATCCGCAGCAGTGAAACACAGCGTGCTCTGCAAGCTGGAATCGTAAATTCCTTCGTATCGCAGCTTGTAGCTAGTGATCCGAATGTTAATGTAACAGTGTTAGGCGATCTGAATGACTTCCAGTTTTCGAAGACGCTTGATATTTTGAAGAAGGATGTTTTGACTAATCTGGTAGACGAAATGCCAGAAAAGGATCGTTACTCTTATATTTATGATGGCAACTCCCAGACGCTTGACCATATTTTGGTCAATGATGCTCTGACAGACTATTCGGCGATTGAAGTGGTACACGTCAATGCGGACTTTACGGATTCAATGGGACGCGTCAGCGACCATGATCCATTGCTTGCCCAGCTTGATCTTGCAAGCAAGCCGGTTGTCGGCAATGACAATTTCTCACTGCGTGTATTGCACACGAATGATACACATGCGCATCTGGATAACATGGCGCGCCGTGTAACGGCCATTAATAGCCTGCGCGACAACAACACGCTGCTGCTTGATGCAGGCGATGTGTTCTCGGGTACGCTCTATTTCAACCAGTTCAAGGGTCTTGCTGATCTGTGGTTCATGAACTATCTGAACTATGATGCGATGACATTCGGCAATCACGAGTTTGATAAGGATGCAGCGACGCTGGCAGCGTTCATTAGTGGGGCGAAATTCCCATTCGTTGCAGCGAATGTGAATTTTAGCGGGGAAGCAGAGCTTGGCAGCAAATTCGTTAACAGCATTCCTCAAGTGGACGGCGCAGCGAATGATGCTAAAATCTACCCGGCTATTATCAAAGAGGTTGATAGCGAGCGGGTTGGTATTTTCGGCTTGACGACACCGGATACAGCATTGCTTGCATCCCCAGGCAACGTTGTATTTAACGAAGTGAAAGCAAGCGCAGAAGCGACAGTTGCACAGCTGGAGTCGCTCGGAATTAATAAAATTATCGCATTGTCCCATATCGGTTATACCGAGGATCAGAAGCTTGCGGCTGAAGTGGACGGCATTGACATTATTGTCGGGGGCCACTCACATACGCAATTAAATGAACCTTTTGTATACCGTAAAAATCTAAGTGCAGATCCAACGCTTATCGTTCAAACAGGCGAGTACGGTGTGAATTTGGGTCAACTGGATGTTAAATTCAATACGGCAGGCAAGCTGACCTCATGGGATGGCAAGCTTGTAAATGTAGATCAACAGGTTAACTCGCAATATGTATTTGCAGCTGATCCGACTGCTGCAGCGAAAGTGGCAGAGTACAATGCTCCTTTGGCTGAGCTGAAGAAAACGGTAGTAGGCAAAACTGACGTGGCGTTAGACGGACTCCGCAAAAACGTGCGCAGACAGGAAACGAATCTCGGTAACCTGATTGCAGACGGCATGCTGGACAAGGTGAAAAATAGCCCATTGATCGACAAAACAGGCATTGCCGGTTATGTGACGATTCAAAATGCAGGCGGAATTCGCGATTCGATTCCGGCAGGCGACATTACGCTTGGTCATTTGCTGACCGTTATGCCTTTCGGCAACAATTTGACAGCGCTGAAAATGACAGGACGTGAAATCATAGCTGCACTCGAAAATGGCGTCAGCGGCTCCACGCCAGTTAGCGAGGAAGGCAGATTCCCGCAAGTGGCAGGCATGAAATTCTACTATGATATGACGAAGCCAGCGGAGTTTTACAGCTCTGCGATTGGTGAAATCATTTCGCAAGGTCAGCGTATCCTGAAGGTTCAGGTGCTGAACGACAAGGGCAAATATGTTGACATTGATAAAGACGCTTATTATATCGTAGCGACAAACTCTTTCATGGCAAATGGCGGCGACTTCTATCTGTCCATGAAGGCAGCGAAGGATGCTGGCCGCTTCTATGAACTGAATTTTGTAGACTACGAAGTGTTTAATGAATATTTGAACAAGGTGGGTACGGTGAACATTGGGGTAGAGGGTCGTATTACCAATGTGCAGAACGCATTCGATCTGCGTGTCCTTCATACGAATGATACCCATGCACATCTGGATAATGCCCCGCGTCGTATAAACGCAGCGATGGGCCTGAAGAATGAGAAGGAAAATGCCTTGCTGCTGGATGCGGGCGATGTATTCTCGGGTACGTTGTATTTCAATCAATTCAAAGGACTTGCTGATCTTTGGTTCATGAATGAAATGAGATACGATGCCATGACGTTCGGAAACCATGAGTTTGATAAGGATGCTGCGACGCTGGCGGCATTTATCAGAGGGGCAAACTTCCCATTTGTCAGCTCGAACGTTGATTTCAGCGGCGAAGCAGAGCTTGATGCTTTGTTTAATGATGATATTATTTATTCCTTGTCATCCGATGAACGCAAGGCGGAAATTCATAAGGCAATTATTAAGCAGTTTGGCAGCGGGGATGTTGGAGTTGGCATCATTGGGCTGACAACGCCGGATACGGCGCTGCTTGCTTCTCCAGGACAAGTGAGATTTGAGGACTATGTGGAAAGTACAAGAGAAACAGTTGCAGCTCTGGAACAGAAGGGTGTCAACAAAATTATCGTACTTTCCCACTTGGGCTACGGCGAGGATCTTAAGCTGGCAGCAGCAGTTGAGGGCATAGACATTATCGTCGGCGGCCACTCGCATACGCAGCTGAATGAGCCGACTGTTTATCAGAAGACGGCTGACGCAGCTTCTACCCTGATTGTACAAACGGGAGAATATGGCGTATATCTAGGCAAGCTGGATGCGATTTTTGACGCTCAAGGCGAGCTTGTAGTGTGGAATGGCGAGCTGGTTAATGTAGACGAGAAGATTGGCTCGAATTATAAGTTCAACGCTTATCCTGGACATACTGCGAAATTGGAAGAATTCAAAGCGCCAATCGCAGAGCTTCAGAAGACGGTTGTTGGCAAAACGGATGTTGCACTCGATGGTCTTCGTAAAAACGTGCGCAGACAGGAAACGAATCTTGGAAACCTGATCGCGGATGGCATGCTGGACAAGGTGAAAAATAGCCCATTAATCGACAAAGCGGGCATCGCCGGCTATGTGACGATTCAAAATGCAGGCGGAATCCGTGATTCCATCCCAGCTGGCGACATTACACTAGGCCATTTGCTGACGGTTATGCCATTTGGCAACAATCTGACGGCACTGAAAATGAGAGGTGCAGAAATCACTGCTGCTCTTGAAAATGGCGTCAGCGGCTCTACGCCGACGACAGAAGAAGGCAGATTCCCGCAAGTTGCGGGCATGCGCTATACTTTCGATTCCACGAAGAAGCCTGAAATTTACAACTCGGTTACCGGTGTTGTGACGCAGCAGGGCGAGCGTATCGTAAAAGTAGAAGTGTTGAATGAGCAAGGCGAATATGTTGCGCTTGATCCAAATGCGTATTACATTGTAGCGACGAATTCCTTCATGGCAAATGGCGGCGACTTCTATCTGTCGATGAAAGCAGCGAAAGACGCTGGCCGCTTCTATGAACTGAATTTTGTAGACTATGAGGTGTTTAATGAATATTTGGCGAAAATCGGTACGGTAGATATCAGCATTCAAGGTAGAATTACCGATTTGCTAGGTTCCGGAAACCCGGGCACGGGCACTCCTGGGACGAGTAATCCAGGAACGAGTACTCCTAGCCCTAGCCCGACACCAACACCTTCTGTATCTCCAAGTCCAGATCCAAGCCCGACGCCAACTCCAGCTCAGCTGAAGGATGTAACGGGACACTGGGCAGAGCAGTCGATTAAGCAAGCGGTAGAGCAAGGGGTTGTAAAAGGCTTCACAGACGGTACATTCCGCCCTGAAGCGAATGCGACTCGTGCAGAGTTTGTAACGATGGTTAGCCGTGCATTTAAGCTTGGAGATGCAACGTCAGTACCGAATTTCCGCGATGTGGATGCGATTCCGGTATGGGCACGCTCCTTCGTAGCACAGCTGTCGGAAGCGGGACTCATTAGCGGTTATGCGGACAATACGTTCCGTCCAAGCAATCCATTGACCCGTATTGAAATGACAGCGATTATGGTGCGTGCACTAGATATTCCGGTTGATCCAGCGGCAACGGTGGATTTTGTCGATGCGAGTGAAATTCCAGCTTGGGCAGTTCCTTATGTAGCTGCGGCAGCCAAAGCGGGCATTGTACAAGGGGCGAACAATAAGTTCAATCCAAATGCTAAGGCCACGAGGGCTGAGGTTGTCACCTTGCTGCTGAATGCAACGAAATACGCAGAAGCAAGCAAATAA
- a CDS encoding MBL fold metallo-hydrolase, whose translation MLLAKGIAMLEITAIIMGKPTTIHPTLIWDLDHQILIDTAHPGQLPLLQEAAAQEGVLLAHITDIVLTHQDIDHIGSLPAVIEQANQAPRVWSSDIEKPYIEGRKHLIKITDEALASLDLMFPPETPAAFRAAFRKMLEHPPHANVTAQLLGGDKLDRCGGISVINTPGHTPGHVSLYHHTSQTLIAGDALIAENGKLAPPIPAATLDYEMALKSLKALADYPIQHVICYHGGLCSGRLNEQIALISAGAAV comes from the coding sequence ATGCTGCTTGCAAAAGGCATTGCCATGCTTGAGATTACAGCCATCATTATGGGAAAACCCACAACCATTCACCCCACCCTTATTTGGGATCTTGATCACCAAATCCTTATAGACACCGCCCATCCCGGTCAGCTTCCTTTGCTTCAGGAGGCCGCGGCACAAGAAGGCGTTCTTCTCGCACACATAACCGACATCGTACTTACCCATCAAGATATCGATCATATTGGCAGTCTGCCCGCCGTTATCGAACAAGCTAATCAAGCACCACGCGTGTGGAGCAGCGACATCGAGAAGCCCTACATTGAAGGACGCAAACACCTGATTAAAATAACCGATGAGGCGCTCGCAAGCCTAGACCTAATGTTTCCACCGGAAACGCCCGCTGCGTTCCGCGCCGCTTTTCGAAAAATGCTGGAGCATCCGCCCCACGCAAATGTAACAGCGCAGCTGCTGGGCGGCGATAAGCTTGATAGATGCGGCGGCATCAGCGTTATTAATACGCCGGGACATACACCCGGACATGTCAGCTTGTACCATCACACGAGCCAAACTTTAATAGCTGGAGATGCGCTTATCGCAGAAAATGGCAAGCTAGCACCTCCTATTCCTGCTGCCACGCTCGATTATGAAATGGCGCTGAAATCTCTCAAAGCACTTGCAGATTACCCCATCCAGCATGTGATTTGCTATCATGGCGGTTTATGCAGCGGCCGGTTAAATGAACAAATTGCTCTCATTTCTGCGGGAGCTGCTGTTTAA
- a CDS encoding fumarylacetoacetate hydrolase family protein encodes MKMFSEVRNIYCIGRNYRLHALELGNEVPESPMVFTKPTHALVPMDGNVVELPGNHGEVHFELELVLKVGRALEPGMDPDACIDGLALGLDMTLRDVQSKIKAKGQPWLPAKGFKGSAPLGAWLPYPGSEELKAHDFALLRNNEEVQHGNSADMLFDIGTLLRHINDNYGLGPGDLIFTGTPAGVAALQDGDKLSALWQGKEAASCSIKLV; translated from the coding sequence ATGAAGATGTTTTCAGAAGTGCGCAACATTTATTGCATTGGACGGAATTATCGTTTGCATGCATTGGAGCTGGGCAATGAGGTGCCTGAATCGCCGATGGTATTTACGAAGCCAACTCATGCGCTTGTGCCGATGGATGGCAATGTTGTGGAGCTGCCGGGTAATCATGGCGAGGTTCATTTTGAGCTGGAGCTGGTGCTGAAGGTTGGCCGGGCGCTTGAGCCGGGAATGGACCCTGACGCATGTATCGATGGCCTGGCGCTGGGACTTGATATGACGCTTCGCGATGTGCAAAGCAAAATCAAAGCGAAAGGCCAGCCATGGCTTCCGGCCAAAGGCTTCAAAGGCTCCGCTCCCCTTGGCGCATGGCTGCCGTACCCTGGTTCAGAAGAGCTCAAGGCCCATGATTTTGCGCTGCTTCGCAATAATGAAGAAGTGCAGCATGGCAATTCTGCCGATATGCTGTTTGATATTGGAACGCTGCTTCGGCACATTAACGACAACTACGGACTTGGGCCGGGCGATCTCATTTTTACTGGAACGCCAGCAGGTGTTGCGGCTTTGCAGGATGGCGACAAGCTCTCGGCATTGTGGCAAGGCAAAGAAGCAGCTAGCTGTTCGATTAAGCTCGTATAA
- a CDS encoding Dps family protein has protein sequence MMKKTHEVLNKQIANWSVLYIKLHNFHWYVKGSQFFTLHVKFQEFYEEAALNVDELAERLLALEGKPVATLKEYMETASIKDATGKETATAMVESLITDFSTIIEELKAGMSIAQEANDETTADMLLAIHTSLEKHVWMLKAFNA, from the coding sequence ATAATGAAAAAAACACATGAGGTATTAAATAAACAAATCGCTAACTGGAGTGTCCTCTATATTAAATTGCATAACTTCCACTGGTACGTGAAGGGCTCGCAATTTTTCACCCTGCACGTGAAGTTTCAAGAATTTTATGAAGAGGCCGCTTTGAATGTCGATGAGCTGGCTGAGCGCCTGCTCGCGCTGGAAGGCAAGCCTGTCGCAACGTTGAAAGAATATATGGAGACAGCTTCCATCAAAGATGCTACAGGCAAAGAAACAGCTACTGCTATGGTTGAGTCTCTCATCACCGACTTCTCGACCATCATCGAAGAACTGAAAGCTGGCATGTCGATTGCCCAAGAAGCGAATGATGAGACGACAGCCGATATGCTGCTTGCGATCCACACCTCGCTTGAGAAGCATGTATGGATGCTGAAAGCTTTTAACGCTTAA